The Bacteroidota bacterium genome window below encodes:
- a CDS encoding SPFH domain-containing protein, protein MALLDVIQFFDETGKTMVHREPQDGSSAIRLGSQLIVQDSQSALFYRDGKVLDEFTAGRHTLTTENIPLLTKLISLPFGGTSPFQAQVYFLSMKKFIDLKWGTKSPINFRDSELTYVQLRASGKFSIRITNPRQFMLEIVSTQGLFTTNDIEDYLRDAIVSRLNSVLGKNLKTVFELGQYFAQIESGVKAEVADFFNAMGIELTDLIIVGIVPPDEVQEKINERSSMGALGNLDQYMKFKTATAIEKAAENEGGGGTAGLGVGLGAGMQMANMMGQSMNQNNNQNQQNNQQNQQQAKMSVDEIMSAIEKLGKMRDAKLITDEEFDTKKKELLAKM, encoded by the coding sequence ATGGCACTTTTAGATGTAATACAATTTTTTGATGAAACAGGAAAAACCATGGTTCATCGTGAGCCGCAGGACGGTTCATCTGCAATAAGATTAGGTTCGCAGTTAATTGTTCAGGACTCACAGTCAGCTTTATTTTATCGTGACGGTAAAGTTCTCGATGAATTTACGGCAGGAAGACATACCTTAACGACTGAAAATATTCCGCTGCTTACGAAATTAATAAGCCTTCCGTTCGGCGGAACATCGCCGTTCCAGGCACAGGTGTACTTCCTTTCAATGAAGAAATTCATTGACTTGAAATGGGGTACAAAGTCACCTATAAATTTCAGAGACAGTGAGCTTACCTATGTTCAGCTAAGAGCATCTGGTAAATTCTCCATTAGAATTACAAATCCGAGACAATTCATGCTGGAAATAGTTTCCACACAGGGATTATTTACAACGAATGACATCGAAGATTATTTAAGAGATGCAATCGTTTCAAGACTGAACAGCGTACTTGGTAAAAATCTCAAAACGGTGTTTGAGCTCGGACAATATTTTGCGCAGATTGAATCGGGAGTGAAAGCTGAAGTTGCTGACTTCTTCAATGCTATGGGTATAGAGCTTACCGATTTAATTATCGTTGGTATTGTGCCACCGGATGAAGTACAGGAAAAAATCAATGAGAGAAGTTCAATGGGTGCGCTTGGAAATCTTGACCAGTATATGAAATTCAAAACTGCTACAGCAATTGAAAAGGCTGCAGAGAATGAAGGCGGCGGCGGAACGGCAGGACTTGGAGTCGGACTTGGCGCTGGAATGCAGATGGCAAATATGATGGGACAAAGTATGAATCAAAACAATAATCAGAACCAGCAGAACAACCAGCAAAATCAGCAGCAGGCAAAAATGTCTGTTGATGAAATAATGAGCGCGATAGAAAAATTAGGAAAGATGAGAGATGCAAAGCTTATAACGGATGAGGAGTTTGATACAAAGAAAAAAGAACTTTTAGCAAAAATGTAA
- a CDS encoding DUF1572 family protein — protein sequence MSIGLDYLTNAIKNFHDIKKAGDKAMAQIKDEDFFFEPNEQSNSIATIIKHLSGNMLSRWTDFLTTDGEKEWRHRDSEFERIFYTDTDDIKERWEKGWECLFNALNSLTENDLSKVVMIRKEPHTVIQAINRQIYHYGYHIGQIVYLARFLAKDNWNSLTIPRGKSNEFNEKMMGK from the coding sequence ATGTCAATCGGGCTTGACTATCTTACCAATGCAATAAAGAACTTTCACGATATAAAAAAAGCCGGCGATAAAGCAATGGCGCAGATAAAAGATGAAGATTTTTTCTTTGAGCCTAACGAGCAATCAAACAGCATTGCCACAATTATAAAACACCTTTCCGGTAATATGCTTTCACGCTGGACTGACTTCCTTACAACGGACGGTGAAAAAGAATGGCGTCACAGAGATTCTGAATTCGAAAGAATTTTTTATACAGATACAGACGACATAAAGGAAAGATGGGAAAAAGGATGGGAATGTCTTTTCAACGCGCTCAACTCTCTCACTGAAAACGATTTATCAAAAGTCGTTATGATAAGAAAAGAGCCGCACACTGTAATTCAGGCAATCAACAGACAGATATATCATTACGGATATCACATAGGTCAGATAGTTTACCTGGCAAGATTTCTTGCAAAGGATAACTGGAACTCACTCACAATTCCCAGAGGCAAAAGCAATGAGTTTAATGAAAAGATGATGGGGAAATAG
- a CDS encoding WG repeat-containing protein, giving the protein MQSPEDIAYGNSLIRIFSEGKVGYIDTTGKVAIKPVFANAYDFYDGPAAARISGKYGFINTKGVYVVQPKYDYAESFRNGTALIYKDSTAGFLFADGKEIFFPNYSSVKFITDSAAIVKTYYKHSGIINSKGEFIIDTVFSEIGEFENGVASVYKIIPSGNIKNGPEYEVSVINSEFNFIVTPEKYKYASVSNGRVRVTLYGDSAGTEKKGYVSKTGELKIFDFDFKNYSNDYTFTLLNDTAAVIINRNYKDDSSAIILNGNKKIYIDKQIFYIQPLTENTFLVNYTGWKKSVLMNDMGERIIDTNAYDLIKTENNDKNYIILQKNSLYALYDTKGNELIPYQEKEIYSLEEYGNWNLKRRILFFKESGNFYYKTPVVSIFIGNDLQKKDTVTNVFRFIINKNGTLSAFDSSYYYCFNKSRRLIYKSKLFPEESVINIDYIKEMNYEPSRVKGKRTIDFNKSKIKQKGITLFVNDKDAVLLSNRFKAFEMYIINTYDTVVKVGITEFINIRLQALNEKEEWKYIEGQFNFFIDFDYVPIMLSKNNAQQYIFPIFEGDFETKIRAELEIADPYNYKKTLKLHSNEIECKINRTQFWRRLDNFNYDFANPYTHLINP; this is encoded by the coding sequence TTGCAATCGCCAGAAGATATTGCATATGGTAACTCATTAATAAGAATTTTTTCTGAAGGCAAAGTCGGATATATTGATACAACGGGAAAAGTTGCTATCAAGCCTGTATTTGCAAACGCATATGATTTTTATGATGGTCCCGCAGCAGCAAGAATTTCCGGCAAGTACGGCTTTATAAATACAAAGGGCGTATACGTTGTTCAGCCTAAATATGACTATGCAGAAAGCTTTAGAAACGGTACTGCGCTTATTTATAAAGACAGCACCGCAGGTTTTTTATTCGCAGACGGAAAAGAAATTTTTTTTCCTAATTACTCATCAGTAAAATTCATTACTGATTCAGCAGCAATTGTTAAAACATATTACAAGCACAGCGGAATTATAAATTCAAAAGGAGAATTTATAATCGATACTGTTTTTTCCGAGATAGGCGAATTTGAAAACGGAGTTGCATCTGTTTACAAAATTATCCCTTCAGGTAATATTAAAAACGGACCTGAGTACGAAGTATCTGTTATCAATTCTGAATTTAATTTTATTGTTACCCCTGAGAAATATAAATATGCTTCCGTAAGCAATGGCAGAGTAAGGGTAACTCTATACGGCGATTCTGCAGGTACCGAAAAAAAAGGTTACGTAAGCAAGACCGGAGAACTTAAAATTTTTGATTTTGATTTTAAGAATTACAGCAACGATTATACATTTACTTTGCTGAATGATACTGCCGCAGTTATAATAAACAGAAATTATAAAGATGATTCATCAGCAATTATTTTAAACGGAAATAAAAAAATTTACATAGATAAACAAATCTTTTATATACAACCTTTAACAGAAAATACTTTTCTTGTGAATTATACAGGTTGGAAAAAAAGTGTTTTAATGAATGATATGGGGGAAAGGATTATAGATACAAATGCCTACGATCTTATAAAAACTGAAAACAACGATAAAAATTATATTATACTTCAAAAAAATTCTTTATACGCATTATATGATACTAAAGGTAATGAGCTTATTCCTTATCAGGAAAAAGAAATTTACTCGCTGGAGGAATACGGAAACTGGAATTTAAAAAGAAGAATATTATTCTTTAAAGAATCGGGAAATTTTTACTACAAAACTCCGGTTGTTTCAATTTTTATAGGGAATGACCTTCAAAAGAAAGATACTGTTACAAACGTGTTCCGTTTTATAATCAACAAAAACGGGACATTATCAGCATTCGATTCATCTTATTATTATTGTTTTAATAAATCCCGCAGGCTTATTTACAAATCAAAATTATTTCCGGAAGAATCTGTAATAAATATTGATTACATAAAAGAGATGAACTATGAACCAAGCCGTGTTAAAGGAAAAAGAACAATAGATTTTAATAAAAGTAAAATTAAGCAAAAGGGGATAACATTGTTTGTAAATGATAAAGATGCTGTTCTGCTTTCTAATCGATTTAAAGCATTTGAAATGTACATAATAAATACCTATGATACCGTTGTTAAGGTTGGTATAACGGAATTTATAAATATCCGTCTTCAGGCACTGAATGAAAAAGAAGAGTGGAAATATATTGAAGGACAGTTTAATTTTTTTATTGATTTTGATTACGTTCCGATAATGCTCTCAAAAAATAACGCTCAGCAATACATATTCCCTATATTTGAAGGTGATTTTGAAACTAAAATAAGAGCAGAATTGGAAATTGCCGACCCCTACAATTATAAAAAAACTTTAAAGCTCCACAGCAATGAAATTGAATGCAAAATAAACCGCACTCAATTCTGGAGAAGACTTGATAATTTTAATTATGACTTTGCAAATCCCTATACGCATCTAATTAATCCATAA
- a CDS encoding zinc ribbon domain-containing protein: MAQQVLDKVRCPQCGADNDLPVDEKFLECAYCGSAIYVDKRKVVTHFVVACNFNKQDAEGNLRRWMAGNFHVKDLDKLAQISQVNFYYFPMWYFKSKDTSSEKIYLQPATSTSISEIKKINIPAGSLKVFKEKEFNASEFIVPDVMYDAAQSWLQQSGVNLDTIAESDLVHIPFYQFYYTYKGQQYTALVEASSGKVYANVWPTKSEAPFRVMFGVGIFVFLVMSLISFAIGFMIEKKAAVALVSGEMIKFPLYIVAAVPLIVIAYFIAKKV; encoded by the coding sequence ATGGCTCAACAAGTTTTAGATAAAGTTCGTTGTCCTCAATGTGGCGCGGATAACGATCTGCCCGTTGACGAGAAATTTCTTGAGTGTGCTTACTGCGGTTCGGCTATTTACGTTGATAAACGCAAAGTCGTAACGCACTTTGTTGTAGCATGCAATTTCAATAAGCAGGATGCAGAAGGTAACTTACGAAGATGGATGGCAGGCAATTTTCATGTAAAGGATTTAGATAAGCTGGCTCAGATATCACAGGTGAATTTCTATTATTTCCCTATGTGGTATTTTAAATCTAAAGATACTTCATCCGAAAAAATTTATCTTCAGCCTGCAACATCTACGTCCATATCTGAAATTAAAAAAATCAATATTCCTGCAGGAAGCCTGAAGGTATTTAAAGAAAAAGAATTCAATGCTTCTGAATTCATTGTTCCCGATGTAATGTACGATGCTGCGCAAAGCTGGCTGCAGCAGTCAGGTGTGAATCTTGATACGATAGCAGAGTCTGACTTAGTCCACATTCCATTTTATCAATTCTATTATACATATAAAGGACAGCAGTACACTGCATTAGTTGAAGCATCTTCAGGTAAAGTATATGCAAATGTCTGGCCGACAAAATCAGAAGCGCCGTTCAGAGTAATGTTCGGTGTTGGTATATTTGTTTTTCTGGTAATGAGTCTGATATCTTTCGCAATTGGTTTTATGATTGAGAAAAAAGCGGCAGTAGCACTGGTCTCGGGAGAAATGATAAAATTTCCTTTGTATATAGTTGCAGCAGTTCCGCTTATAGTAATTGCATATTTCATAGCTAAAAAAGTTTAA